One genomic window of Actinoplanes lobatus includes the following:
- a CDS encoding GMC oxidoreductase, translated as MSYDYDVLVIGSGFGGSVTALRLTEKGYRVGVLEAGRRFTDEQFAKTSWRLRDYLYAPGFGCYGILRLTLLRDVMIMSGAGVGGGSLGYANTLYEPPDAFYADPQWSGIADWKSELAPYYEQAKRMLGVTTNPVETASDRALRAVADDMGVGHTYRHTPVGVLFGDEPGVSVTDPFFGGAGPDRRTCTLCGSCMTGCRDNAKNTLVKNYLYLAERAGAEVHPLTTVRAVRPRDGGGYLVETRRTGGLTKRTFTAEQVVFAGGALGTQRLLHRMRDRGLLPDVSARLGELSRTNSESILGARTRRTDRDFSHGIAITSSIHPDPVTHVEPVRYGPGSNLLALLATALVDEGRPRWWQAVKTIAKAGRDMRLYLSPRNWSKETVVLLAMQPLDNSITVHTRRGLFGRRITSRPGIGEPNPVWVPAAHDVARRVAAEVDGVPTGSYTELVGRPVTGHFIGGCAIGADPSQGVVDPYHRLFGHPGLHVIDGSVVAANLGVNPSLTITALAERAVALWPNAGEPDPRPSSGFAPVEPVAPREPVVPASAPAALRLTIGRRP; from the coding sequence ATGTCGTACGACTACGACGTCCTCGTCATCGGCTCCGGTTTCGGTGGCAGCGTGACCGCGCTGCGTCTCACCGAGAAGGGCTACCGCGTCGGCGTCCTCGAAGCCGGCCGCCGGTTCACCGACGAGCAGTTCGCCAAGACGTCCTGGCGGCTGCGCGACTACCTCTACGCGCCCGGGTTCGGCTGCTACGGCATCCTCCGGCTCACCCTGCTCCGGGACGTGATGATCATGTCGGGCGCCGGGGTCGGCGGTGGCTCCCTGGGCTACGCCAACACCCTGTACGAGCCGCCCGACGCCTTCTACGCCGACCCGCAGTGGTCCGGCATCGCCGACTGGAAGTCCGAGCTGGCCCCCTATTACGAGCAGGCGAAACGCATGCTCGGCGTGACGACGAACCCGGTCGAGACGGCCTCCGACCGGGCCCTGCGCGCGGTCGCCGACGACATGGGCGTGGGCCACACCTACCGGCACACCCCGGTCGGCGTGCTGTTCGGGGACGAGCCGGGCGTTTCTGTGACGGATCCGTTCTTCGGGGGAGCGGGACCGGACCGCCGCACCTGCACCCTCTGCGGCTCGTGCATGACCGGCTGCCGGGACAACGCCAAGAACACCCTGGTCAAGAACTACCTCTACCTCGCCGAGCGGGCCGGCGCCGAGGTGCACCCGCTCACCACGGTCCGTGCGGTGCGACCGCGTGACGGCGGCGGCTACCTGGTGGAGACCCGGCGCACCGGCGGGCTCACGAAGCGGACCTTCACCGCCGAGCAGGTCGTCTTCGCCGGTGGCGCCCTCGGCACCCAGCGCCTGCTGCACCGGATGCGCGACCGGGGACTGCTGCCGGACGTCTCGGCACGGCTGGGCGAGCTCAGCCGTACCAACTCGGAATCGATCCTCGGAGCGCGCACCCGCCGCACGGACCGCGACTTCAGTCACGGGATCGCGATCACCTCCTCGATCCACCCGGACCCGGTCACCCACGTCGAACCGGTCCGGTACGGACCCGGCAGCAACCTGCTGGCGCTGCTCGCCACGGCACTGGTCGACGAGGGCCGCCCGCGCTGGTGGCAGGCCGTCAAGACGATCGCGAAGGCCGGCCGGGACATGCGGCTCTACCTCTCGCCGCGGAACTGGTCCAAGGAGACCGTGGTGCTGCTGGCCATGCAGCCGCTGGACAACTCGATCACCGTGCACACCCGGCGCGGCCTGTTCGGGCGGCGGATCACCAGCCGGCCCGGCATCGGCGAGCCGAACCCGGTGTGGGTGCCGGCCGCGCACGACGTGGCCCGCCGGGTCGCCGCCGAGGTGGACGGGGTGCCGACCGGCTCCTACACCGAGCTGGTGGGGCGGCCGGTCACCGGGCACTTCATCGGCGGGTGCGCGATCGGCGCGGACCCCTCGCAGGGGGTCGTCGACCCGTACCACCGGCTCTTCGGGCATCCCGGGCTGCACGTCATCGACGGGTCGGTGGTCGCCGCCAACCTGGGCGTCAACCCGTCCCTGACGATCACCGCCCTGGCCGAGCGGGCGGTCGCGCTGTGGCCGAACGCCGGCGAGCCGGATCCGCGGCCGTCATCCGGGTTCGCGCCGGTCGAACCGGTGGCGCCCCGCGAACCCGTGGTGCCCGCGTCCGCCCCCGCCGCGCTGCGGCTCACCATCGGACGGCGGCCATGA
- a CDS encoding alpha/beta fold hydrolase: protein MTDLSYDRRGSGPPLVLIHGLGSHRQVWSPVLDAVAEHHDVIALDLPGFGDSPHWTGPAPRPSPTAPAHPDSPGSGTAPSPETPLPGSVAHLADQVEAFLERLGIDTPAIAGNSLGGGIALELGRRGHARAVTAFAPIGFWTRAERRWCQTAVTAARTVATRLSPSLPRIMASPAGRSAFCALFYAHPARLDPAGSVHAARALAGAPGFAEARDAFTHLRPWSFAEAGSLPRIPVTIAWGTRDAILPFHQSRRARTILPTARHVTLPSAGHLPFSDAPTPCAALLTP from the coding sequence ATGACCGACCTGTCCTATGATCGCCGCGGATCCGGCCCGCCGTTGGTGCTCATCCATGGCCTGGGCAGCCACCGCCAGGTCTGGTCCCCCGTCCTCGACGCGGTCGCCGAGCACCACGACGTGATCGCGCTGGACCTGCCCGGCTTCGGCGACTCCCCACATTGGACCGGGCCCGCACCCCGCCCATCCCCCACGGCCCCCGCGCACCCGGACTCGCCCGGCAGCGGGACCGCGCCGTCGCCCGAAACGCCGCTCCCCGGCTCGGTCGCACATCTGGCCGATCAGGTCGAGGCGTTCCTGGAACGGCTCGGCATCGACACCCCCGCGATCGCCGGCAATTCGCTGGGCGGCGGCATCGCCCTGGAACTCGGCCGCCGCGGCCACGCCCGCGCGGTGACCGCCTTCGCCCCGATCGGCTTCTGGACCCGGGCGGAACGCCGCTGGTGCCAGACCGCCGTCACCGCGGCCCGGACCGTCGCCACCCGCCTGTCCCCCTCGCTGCCGCGGATCATGGCGTCCCCGGCGGGCAGGTCGGCGTTCTGCGCGCTCTTCTACGCCCACCCGGCCCGCCTCGACCCGGCCGGCAGCGTCCACGCGGCCCGCGCCCTGGCCGGCGCGCCCGGCTTCGCCGAGGCCCGCGACGCCTTCACCCACCTTCGCCCGTGGTCCTTCGCCGAGGCCGGCTCACTCCCCCGCATCCCGGTCACCATCGCCTGGGGTACGCGCGACGCCATCCTCCCCTTCCACCAGTCGCGCCGGGCCCGCACGATCCTCCCGACCGCCCGCCACGTGACCCTCCCGAGCGCCGGCCACCTCCCGTTCTCCGACGCCCCCACCCCCTGCGCCGCCCTCCTCACCCCCTGA
- a CDS encoding type II toxin-antitoxin system TacA family antitoxin gives MSKKAERLHLRVGAEQKALLQAASHATGSSVSAFVRNAATKAAADVLADRRTFLLGEEAWQAFDEALDRPSQDVAGLRKLLTAPTDLN, from the coding sequence ATGAGCAAGAAGGCGGAACGGCTGCACCTACGGGTGGGCGCCGAACAGAAAGCGTTGCTGCAAGCGGCCAGTCACGCCACCGGCTCCAGCGTGTCGGCGTTCGTCCGGAACGCGGCCACCAAGGCAGCAGCCGACGTGCTCGCCGACCGGCGCACGTTCCTACTGGGTGAAGAGGCGTGGCAGGCGTTCGACGAGGCGCTCGATCGCCCGTCCCAGGACGTCGCGGGTCTGCGGAAACTGCTGACCGCGCCGACCGACCTCAACTAG